The Terriglobus tenax genome contains a region encoding:
- a CDS encoding RNA polymerase sigma factor, which produces MGNLVSAIGIRAEDAALVAELKAGSEEAFAQLIGQYSQPIYSVIARSLQDPADAADITQDVFIKVFRNIGSFHGDSSLRTWIYRIALHEASNQRRWWKRHKKQEITIDGEFESDDPGDSFYLKDTLASQDDSPFDLAIQSETRVRVEAALQQVPEAFRTVLILREIEGFAYDEIAEILDINMGTVKSRLMRGRAAMRQILQSREALESQLRTEASKRAMDKRMEAAR; this is translated from the coding sequence ATGGGAAACCTGGTAAGTGCGATTGGAATTCGGGCCGAGGATGCGGCATTGGTCGCTGAGCTGAAGGCCGGCTCAGAGGAGGCCTTCGCGCAGCTCATTGGGCAGTACTCTCAGCCCATCTACTCGGTCATTGCCCGCAGCTTGCAGGACCCCGCCGACGCCGCCGACATCACCCAGGACGTTTTCATCAAGGTCTTCCGCAACATCGGCAGCTTCCACGGCGACTCTTCCCTGCGTACATGGATTTACCGCATCGCCCTGCACGAGGCCAGCAACCAGCGCCGCTGGTGGAAGCGCCACAAGAAGCAGGAAATTACCATCGACGGAGAGTTTGAGTCCGACGATCCAGGCGACAGCTTCTATCTGAAAGACACCCTCGCCTCACAGGATGACTCTCCCTTCGACCTTGCCATCCAGAGCGAGACGCGCGTCCGCGTCGAAGCCGCCCTGCAGCAGGTGCCGGAGGCCTTCCGCACCGTGCTCATCCTGCGCGAGATCGAAGGCTTTGCCTATGACGAGATCGCAGAGATCCTCGACATCAACATGGGCACCGTCAAAAGCCGCCTGATGCGCGGTCGCGCCGCCATGCGGCAGATTCTGCAATCCCGCGAAGCTCTCGAATCCCAGCTCCGCACAGAAGCATCCAAACGAGCAATGGACAAAAGGATGGAGGCTGCGCGATGA
- a CDS encoding anti-sigma factor, protein MNQSCDHVRSLFSDYLDGALTGHEMMDISSHMESCSDCAQEFASWRVMQQNLAMIGTAKAPENLGLKLRLAISREKVKDAFTWKDRLELVWANSVRPFAMRATAGLASATVVVGGMMGMLTAFTPTAQSVLADDDLGAYTQPHFKYSAANVDAMVVDTENPVVVEALLNSRGQVYDYNVVSGTLSAESRRNLEQRLLVSVYEPAKVFGTPVRSRVILTFSGISVRG, encoded by the coding sequence ATGAACCAGAGCTGTGACCATGTGCGCTCTCTCTTTTCGGACTATCTCGACGGCGCTCTCACCGGCCACGAAATGATGGACATCTCTTCCCACATGGAGAGCTGCTCCGACTGCGCCCAGGAATTTGCCTCCTGGCGCGTCATGCAGCAGAACCTCGCCATGATCGGCACAGCCAAGGCTCCGGAGAACCTGGGCCTGAAGCTCCGCCTTGCCATTTCCCGGGAGAAGGTCAAGGACGCCTTTACCTGGAAGGACCGCCTGGAACTTGTCTGGGCCAACTCCGTGCGTCCCTTTGCCATGCGCGCCACCGCCGGTCTGGCCTCGGCCACCGTCGTCGTTGGCGGCATGATGGGCATGCTCACGGCCTTCACCCCCACCGCCCAGTCCGTACTGGCGGATGATGACCTGGGAGCCTACACTCAGCCCCACTTCAAATACTCCGCAGCCAATGTGGACGCCATGGTGGTCGATACCGAAAACCCCGTGGTTGTGGAGGCCCTGCTGAACTCCCGCGGCCAGGTCTACGACTACAACGTCGTCTCCGGCACCCTATCGGCGGAGTCCCGCCGCAACCTGGAGCAGCGTCTGCTGGTCAGCGTCTACGAGCCAGCCAAGGTCTTCGGCACGCCGGTACGCAGCCGCGTCATTCTCACCTTCTCCGGCATTTCGGTCAGGGGCTAG
- a CDS encoding tetratricopeptide repeat protein has product MSLTRIPARIAALGLLFALPLAAAAQESSSSSSSSGSRQEAPQPAQAAPLRLGGVERAGSGIQLEPSESLFDIGVALNACGYDADLDNSAPVRQKIREDLNAALQNSAEARDARDKVCAYIASHNLGDSTRNLSQFVSLGIYLNPPPDLSPIAELTDMPPDATQVVEILPLLRTFAETAQLHLIWVQHHTEYEELIGRIHDPLTKNILDANIYLHQPVSSYDGRRFLVLMEPLFAPAAVNARVYGLDYVVVFSPSKSAEVRLDDVRHMYLHYLVEPMIYARPQSIDRLAPILKTVQDAPLEFIYKNDMVALTAECMIKAIEAHMMDVGFPRPKRPAQIRQRSEIEKYEAELADYERRAEVVRQGLVDRDMRLGYVLTDYLYGRLAQLEHSSEALKDNIGEIVYGMDVQHQVSIAKNIQFFPQGTREFVGRTPVRQPKGLDLAEIKLMKGDRAGADEMAQKALQVNPNDAQAHYLVARIALLDRDPDSALDEFQQVLKLSKDPRTLAWTHIYLGRMYDTQRDPDRSRAISEYKAALAVRDARPDTKLAAEDGLKKPFAAPKREHSTSDEEDNNEPIDPTGKKEKDAYRPKQ; this is encoded by the coding sequence GTGTCCCTTACCCGTATCCCAGCTCGTATTGCCGCACTTGGATTGCTCTTCGCTCTGCCCCTCGCGGCCGCGGCGCAGGAGTCATCTTCCTCCAGCTCCTCTTCAGGCTCCAGGCAGGAAGCGCCCCAGCCGGCGCAGGCTGCCCCCCTCCGCCTCGGCGGTGTCGAGCGTGCCGGTTCCGGCATCCAGCTCGAGCCCAGTGAATCTCTCTTTGACATCGGCGTGGCTCTCAACGCCTGCGGGTACGACGCCGACCTCGATAACTCCGCCCCGGTCCGCCAGAAGATCCGCGAAGACCTCAACGCCGCCCTGCAGAACAGCGCCGAGGCTCGCGACGCGCGGGACAAGGTCTGCGCCTACATCGCCAGCCACAATCTGGGCGACTCCACACGCAACCTGTCGCAGTTCGTCTCGCTGGGGATCTACCTCAATCCTCCGCCGGACCTCTCTCCCATCGCCGAGCTGACCGACATGCCGCCGGACGCCACCCAGGTGGTTGAAATCCTGCCGCTGCTGCGCACCTTCGCCGAGACCGCACAGCTCCACCTCATCTGGGTCCAGCATCACACCGAGTACGAAGAGCTCATCGGCCGCATCCACGATCCGCTGACCAAAAACATCCTGGACGCCAACATCTACCTGCACCAGCCAGTCTCCAGCTACGACGGCCGCCGCTTCCTGGTCCTCATGGAGCCGCTCTTCGCTCCGGCCGCTGTCAACGCCCGCGTCTACGGCCTGGACTACGTCGTCGTCTTCTCGCCCAGCAAGTCGGCTGAAGTGCGCCTGGACGATGTGCGCCACATGTATCTCCACTACCTGGTGGAGCCAATGATCTACGCCCGCCCGCAGTCCATTGACCGCCTGGCGCCGATCCTCAAGACTGTGCAGGACGCTCCGCTCGAGTTCATCTACAAGAACGACATGGTCGCGCTCACCGCCGAGTGCATGATCAAGGCCATCGAAGCCCACATGATGGATGTCGGCTTCCCCAGGCCCAAGCGCCCAGCCCAGATCAGGCAGCGCAGCGAGATCGAGAAGTATGAGGCCGAACTGGCCGACTACGAACGCCGCGCCGAGGTCGTTCGTCAAGGCCTGGTCGACCGCGATATGCGTCTCGGCTATGTGCTCACCGACTATCTCTACGGCCGTCTCGCCCAGTTGGAGCACAGCAGCGAAGCCCTGAAGGACAACATCGGCGAAATCGTCTACGGCATGGATGTGCAGCACCAGGTCAGCATCGCCAAGAACATCCAGTTCTTCCCCCAGGGCACGCGCGAGTTCGTCGGACGCACTCCCGTCCGCCAGCCCAAGGGCCTTGATCTTGCCGAGATCAAGCTGATGAAGGGCGACCGCGCCGGAGCCGACGAGATGGCCCAGAAGGCGCTGCAGGTCAACCCGAACGACGCCCAGGCGCACTATCTGGTCGCCCGCATCGCGCTTCTTGACCGCGACCCCGACTCCGCCCTGGACGAGTTCCAGCAGGTGCTCAAGCTCTCCAAGGATCCGCGCACGCTCGCCTGGACGCACATTTATCTGGGCCGTATGTATGACACCCAGCGCGACCCCGACCGCAGCCGCGCCATCAGCGAGTACAAGGCCGCGCTCGCCGTTCGCGATGCACGTCCCGACACGAAGCTGGCTGCCGAAGATGGCCTGAAGAAGCCCTTCGCCGCTCCGAAACGCGAGCACTCCACCAGCGACGAAGAAGACAATAACGAACCCATTGACCCCACCGGCAAGAAAGAAAAAGACGCCTACCGGCCAAAGCAATAA
- the rnc gene encoding ribonuclease III, giving the protein MRGKKHTGPAEISSLLDILGYQFNRPGLLETALTHSSLAAESANEDPTRDNEQLEFVGDAVLGLIVAEALYTRFPALTEGELTRMRALLVSRSHLGEMAEAIDLGKYLRLGRGEEQSGGRQKRALLSNALEAVIAAMYLDGGLPPARSFVEQHIIAPKIADLTTAVTEGARFGGAIGDYKSALQEFLQARGKGQPKYTVVEESGPDHKKRFRVQVLLREQTGDAAEAEGRTKKEAQQAAARVAYERLLASDV; this is encoded by the coding sequence ATGCGAGGAAAGAAACATACCGGCCCGGCGGAGATCAGCTCATTGCTGGACATCCTGGGCTACCAGTTCAACCGTCCCGGACTGCTGGAAACCGCTCTCACCCACAGCTCGCTGGCTGCGGAAAGCGCCAACGAAGACCCCACCCGTGACAACGAGCAGCTTGAGTTTGTCGGCGATGCCGTGCTCGGCCTCATCGTCGCGGAAGCCCTCTACACCCGCTTCCCCGCTCTCACTGAAGGCGAACTCACCCGCATGCGCGCCCTTCTCGTCAGCCGGTCGCACCTGGGCGAGATGGCCGAAGCCATCGACCTGGGTAAATACCTCCGCCTTGGCCGCGGCGAAGAGCAGAGCGGAGGCCGGCAGAAGCGCGCTCTCCTCTCCAACGCCCTCGAGGCCGTCATCGCCGCCATGTACCTGGACGGCGGCCTGCCCCCGGCGCGCTCCTTTGTCGAACAGCACATTATCGCCCCCAAGATCGCCGACCTGACCACCGCCGTCACCGAGGGCGCACGCTTCGGCGGAGCCATCGGCGACTACAAAAGCGCCCTGCAGGAGTTTCTGCAGGCCCGCGGCAAAGGCCAGCCCAAGTACACCGTCGTGGAAGAAAGCGGTCCTGACCACAAGAAGCGCTTTCGCGTGCAGGTTCTGCTCCGCGAACAGACCGGCGACGCCGCCGAAGCCGAGGGCCGCACCAAAAAGGAAGCCCAGCAGGCCGCCGCGCGCGTCGCGTATGAGAGACTGCTAGCCTCCGATGTCTGA
- the lepB gene encoding signal peptidase I — translation MSEPNDEIVEAAVEVVVVETPSETIVRETVVIHTHERGNGPLEAFTSLLPIITVAIFIITFLAQPFRIPSGSMEKTLLVGDFLLVNKQIYAPGGGWHWLMPYREPHRGDIIVFHNPLDANDHLVKRTIGLPSERLRMRGGRVLVNDSPLDEPYTYYIPSRPDHFRDNFPTLHDADPEIDAQWWMQMRTLIDNGDLIIPAGHYFMMGDNRNNSRDSRYWGFMPRDFAEGMPMLVYFSVPMPEEQQRGIHGLARWSRMLTVPR, via the coding sequence ATGTCTGAGCCAAACGACGAGATCGTTGAAGCCGCTGTCGAAGTCGTCGTCGTCGAGACGCCGTCCGAGACCATCGTCCGGGAAACGGTTGTCATCCACACCCACGAGCGCGGCAACGGTCCGCTGGAAGCCTTCACCAGCCTTCTGCCCATCATCACCGTCGCCATCTTCATCATCACCTTCCTCGCGCAGCCCTTCCGCATCCCCTCCGGCTCCATGGAAAAAACTCTGCTGGTCGGCGACTTCCTCCTGGTCAACAAGCAGATCTACGCCCCCGGCGGCGGCTGGCACTGGCTGATGCCCTACCGTGAACCGCACCGCGGCGACATCATCGTCTTTCACAATCCCCTGGACGCCAACGATCACCTGGTCAAACGCACCATCGGCCTGCCCAGTGAACGCCTTCGCATGCGCGGCGGCCGCGTCCTGGTCAACGACAGCCCCCTCGACGAGCCCTACACCTACTACATCCCATCCCGCCCGGACCACTTCCGCGACAACTTCCCCACCCTGCACGACGCCGACCCCGAAATCGACGCTCAATGGTGGATGCAGATGCGCACGCTGATCGACAACGGCGACCTGATCATCCCCGCCGGGCACTATTTCATGATGGGCGACAACCGCAACAACAGCCGCGACAGCCGCTACTGGGGCTTCATGCCCCGCGACTTCGCCGAAGGCATGCCCATGCTCGTCTACTTCTCCGTCCCCATGCCGGAAGAGCAGCAGCGCGGCATCCACGGCCTGGCCCGCTGGAGCCGCATGCTCACCGTTCCCCGCTAG
- the lepB gene encoding signal peptidase I — MPNEEQQPVEPKREETLLESIASIASVLAVGLFVMTFIFQNFEIPSASMVKTLLIGDHVLVDRVTLAPETKWMPLVHYRQPKRGDVFVFLKPGWPDLFLVKRLVGLPGDKIHLRNGILFVNGVKQDEPYISKPGDKDENGNLREYNEFRDDFPLYPPPSYYSADDVPGVWREDLPSHLQGEDLVVPPGKVFAMGDNRLDSLDSRYWGFVPQENIVGRPMFVYWSFQTPADQINKQTVGDRLGFAGHVILHFFDETRWKRTLHLVK, encoded by the coding sequence TTGCCAAACGAAGAGCAGCAACCTGTAGAACCCAAGCGCGAAGAGACCCTGCTCGAGAGCATTGCCTCCATCGCCAGCGTTCTGGCCGTGGGCCTCTTCGTGATGACCTTCATCTTCCAGAACTTTGAGATTCCCTCGGCCTCCATGGTCAAGACGCTGCTCATCGGCGACCACGTCCTCGTCGACCGCGTCACCCTCGCGCCTGAGACCAAGTGGATGCCGCTGGTGCATTACCGCCAGCCCAAACGCGGCGACGTCTTCGTCTTCCTCAAGCCCGGCTGGCCCGATCTCTTCCTCGTAAAACGTCTCGTCGGCCTGCCCGGTGACAAGATCCACCTGCGCAACGGCATCCTCTTCGTCAACGGCGTCAAGCAGGACGAGCCCTACATCTCCAAGCCCGGCGATAAGGACGAGAACGGCAACCTCCGCGAGTACAACGAGTTCCGCGACGATTTCCCGCTCTATCCGCCGCCCAGCTACTACTCCGCCGACGACGTTCCCGGCGTCTGGCGTGAGGACCTGCCCTCGCACCTGCAGGGCGAGGACCTCGTCGTCCCTCCCGGCAAAGTCTTTGCCATGGGTGACAACCGTCTGGACTCGCTCGACAGCCGCTACTGGGGCTTTGTTCCGCAGGAAAATATCGTCGGACGCCCCATGTTCGTCTACTGGTCCTTCCAGACCCCCGCCGACCAGATCAACAAGCAGACCGTGGGCGACCGCCTCGGCTTCGCCGGCCACGTCATCCTGCACTTCTTCGATGAAACGCGCTGGAAGCGCACGCTGCACCTGGTGAAGTAG
- a CDS encoding AsmA family protein: MSEYNAQPKRSLRRRVAIAVGLVALVLLAIFIMPMINVGRYRLRVAQGISDAIGRPVHIDNITLTMLPTPGLTLENFVVSEDPEFGAEPVMRANQVHVTLRLSSLWRRRLEASSISLTEPSVNIVRAENGHWNLQSLLMHASQVDAAPTAQPKAGSAPRFPYIEATSARVNLKLGHEKTPFSLTDAEFALWLPNPDEWRLRMEAHPARTDTDASDTGLLRIEGSLKHADSFSHLPIDLHGVWTKAQLGETSKLMTGSDAGLRGTLEWGANVTGTFAESNVQTWIKIEDLRRAEFFPPHTLSMEMRCGLRANNRFLTLEDVKCNAPVDGGNIALSGRIRDVREPDEAEMQVGLHQLPASTLLDWLRVASSRLSPLWNATGNLDAGLTYNQAEGWQGKLTANHLGLSAQNQAVIMDQTIELTQATPTPVLFRRLPGSRREPQGLESYAFSFEKLPLDLGAKNPALAHGHFDGHLKLVQILGEADSARTRTLASMTPVHDQIDTLLPKEGETQLNLTCEHTANSTAITCNNNAPTPARPTHRK; encoded by the coding sequence ATGTCTGAGTACAACGCACAACCGAAGCGTTCGCTCCGGCGGCGCGTTGCCATCGCCGTGGGCCTGGTAGCCCTGGTCCTTCTGGCCATCTTCATCATGCCTATGATCAACGTGGGCCGCTACCGCCTGCGGGTGGCCCAGGGCATCAGCGACGCCATCGGGCGCCCCGTCCACATCGACAACATCACCTTGACCATGCTGCCCACGCCGGGCCTCACGCTCGAAAACTTCGTCGTCAGCGAAGACCCCGAGTTCGGCGCCGAGCCGGTCATGCGCGCCAACCAGGTCCACGTCACCCTGCGCCTCAGCTCGCTCTGGCGCCGCCGGCTGGAAGCCTCTTCCATCTCGCTCACTGAGCCCAGCGTCAACATCGTCCGCGCTGAAAACGGCCACTGGAACCTGCAAAGCCTGCTGATGCACGCCTCGCAGGTCGACGCCGCGCCCACCGCCCAGCCCAAAGCCGGCAGCGCACCGCGCTTCCCCTACATTGAGGCCACCAGCGCCCGCGTCAACCTGAAGCTGGGCCACGAGAAGACGCCCTTCTCCCTCACCGACGCCGAGTTCGCCCTCTGGCTGCCCAACCCCGACGAGTGGCGGCTCCGCATGGAAGCCCACCCCGCGCGCACCGACACCGACGCCAGCGACACCGGCCTCCTGCGCATTGAAGGCAGCCTCAAACACGCCGACAGCTTCAGCCACCTGCCCATTGACCTGCATGGCGTCTGGACCAAGGCACAGCTCGGCGAAACCAGCAAGCTGATGACCGGCAGCGACGCCGGCCTCCGCGGCACCCTGGAATGGGGCGCAAACGTCACCGGAACCTTCGCCGAATCCAACGTCCAGACCTGGATCAAGATCGAGGACCTGCGTCGCGCCGAGTTCTTCCCGCCGCATACCCTTTCCATGGAAATGCGCTGCGGCCTCCGCGCCAACAACCGCTTCCTCACGCTTGAAGACGTCAAGTGCAACGCTCCCGTCGACGGCGGCAACATCGCCCTGTCCGGCCGCATCCGCGACGTCCGCGAACCGGACGAGGCTGAAATGCAGGTTGGCCTACACCAGCTTCCGGCCAGCACGCTGCTGGACTGGCTCCGCGTCGCCTCCTCGCGCCTCTCTCCGCTGTGGAACGCCACCGGCAACCTGGACGCCGGCCTGACCTACAACCAGGCCGAAGGCTGGCAGGGCAAACTGACCGCCAACCACCTCGGCCTCTCCGCGCAGAACCAGGCCGTCATTATGGACCAGACCATCGAGCTGACCCAGGCCACGCCCACACCGGTCCTCTTCCGCCGCCTTCCCGGCTCCAGGCGCGAACCACAGGGCCTGGAAAGCTACGCCTTCTCCTTTGAGAAGCTGCCCCTCGACCTCGGCGCAAAGAACCCCGCCCTAGCCCACGGCCACTTTGACGGCCACCTGAAGCTGGTGCAGATCCTCGGCGAAGCCGACAGCGCCCGCACCCGCACCCTGGCCAGCATGACCCCGGTCCACGACCAGATCGACACCCTCCTCCCCAAAGAAGGCGAAACCCAGCTCAACCTGACCTGCGAACACACAGCCAACTCCACAGCCATCACCTGCAACAACAACGCCCCCACCCCCGCCCGCCCCACGCACCGCAAATAA
- a CDS encoding SDR family NAD(P)-dependent oxidoreductase yields MRSGTHPSIKKGKKTMSHSLTDKVALVTGGSRGIGAAIAKRLAADGASVAITYAKDSNAASAVVKEIEEAGGKALAIQADAVSPKAITAAVEKAVAALGKLDILVNNAGTAIPKPFEETTLEEMEHVINLNIRGVFVTTQAALKSMNNKGRIIMIGSCVGERNLTPGLAAYAATKGAVKMFTQSLSREVGGRGITVNNVQPGPIDTDLNPAAGDWATPQKAVTALNRYGTVDEVAALVAFVARPESSYITGANLTVDGGTNA; encoded by the coding sequence ATGCGATCTGGAACGCATCCCTCGATAAAGAAAGGTAAAAAGACAATGTCTCATTCTCTGACAGATAAGGTCGCACTGGTAACGGGCGGATCCCGCGGTATCGGCGCTGCAATCGCAAAACGTCTTGCTGCAGATGGAGCCAGCGTAGCGATAACGTATGCGAAGGACTCTAACGCCGCGTCAGCCGTGGTGAAAGAGATTGAAGAAGCAGGTGGAAAAGCTCTGGCGATTCAGGCAGACGCGGTGAGTCCTAAAGCGATCACCGCTGCGGTGGAGAAGGCCGTCGCCGCTCTCGGCAAACTGGACATCCTTGTAAATAATGCCGGTACGGCGATCCCGAAACCGTTCGAAGAAACCACTCTCGAAGAGATGGAGCACGTCATCAACCTCAATATCCGGGGCGTATTTGTCACGACCCAAGCAGCACTGAAAAGCATGAACAATAAGGGGCGCATCATCATGATCGGTTCATGTGTCGGCGAGCGTAACCTGACGCCGGGTCTAGCCGCTTATGCAGCAACCAAAGGGGCGGTGAAAATGTTTACGCAAAGTTTGTCCAGAGAGGTTGGTGGCCGTGGCATTACCGTGAATAATGTGCAGCCCGGGCCGATCGATACAGACCTGAATCCTGCCGCGGGCGATTGGGCTACTCCTCAAAAAGCAGTGACGGCACTGAATCGGTACGGGACTGTGGATGAAGTCGCAGCATTGGTTGCATTCGTGGCCCGTCCGGAGTCCTCCTACATTACCGGAGCCAATCTGACTGTAGATGGTGGAACGAACGCATAG
- a CDS encoding LysR substrate-binding domain-containing protein, producing the protein MELRHLRYFVAAAEARSLKLAAENKLHTTQPSLSRQIRDLEEEVGAPLFVRGAKGVELTPAGRVFLDHARVMLSQAEVAVQSARQIAYPTKPSFAMGFMIGHDMTWLPGALRLLRDDLPNIHIVISTQNSPQLASALLHGGIDVAFLRREDGSADLAFRTLVDEPFEVFLPADHPLAAKPFITLSEMANQTFISVSGTALSLSGKQPALRRAIDKFLHENDVMIKPSHEVDNLGGVVSLIVSTHGIALLPVYAKVFLPDTVTTRPLEGVGPKIDLSLGYRKANPSPILKVFLSRVNELTADVIANHKGDQ; encoded by the coding sequence TTGGAACTTAGACATCTTCGCTACTTCGTCGCAGCGGCGGAAGCACGAAGTCTCAAGCTTGCGGCAGAAAACAAACTGCACACCACACAGCCGTCTTTAAGTCGCCAGATACGCGATCTTGAAGAGGAAGTAGGTGCTCCACTCTTCGTAAGGGGAGCGAAGGGTGTTGAACTGACCCCCGCAGGTCGAGTCTTTCTGGATCACGCTCGCGTGATGCTTTCTCAGGCCGAAGTGGCAGTACAGTCAGCGCGCCAAATCGCTTATCCCACCAAACCTTCCTTTGCTATGGGATTCATGATCGGGCATGACATGACCTGGCTTCCTGGAGCTCTCCGACTTCTGCGGGACGATCTGCCCAACATCCATATCGTCATCTCCACGCAAAATTCTCCCCAACTCGCCAGTGCTCTCCTGCATGGTGGTATCGACGTGGCATTTCTCCGCAGAGAAGATGGGAGCGCAGACCTGGCTTTCAGAACTCTAGTCGATGAGCCGTTCGAGGTCTTCCTACCCGCCGATCACCCTCTCGCGGCGAAGCCCTTCATCACTCTTTCAGAGATGGCGAATCAAACGTTTATCAGCGTTTCAGGAACTGCACTCAGCCTGTCAGGAAAGCAGCCTGCGCTACGTCGCGCCATCGACAAATTCCTTCATGAAAATGACGTCATGATCAAACCAAGCCACGAAGTAGACAATCTCGGCGGCGTTGTATCTCTCATCGTCTCTACGCATGGAATTGCCCTCTTGCCGGTTTACGCCAAGGTATTCCTTCCGGACACTGTGACCACTCGCCCGCTCGAAGGCGTGGGTCCAAAGATCGATCTATCACTCGGCTATCGCAAGGCGAATCCGTCGCCTATTCTGAAGGTATTCTTATCTCGCGTCAACGAACTCACTGCCGATGTGATCGCGAATCACAAAGGCGATCAATAA
- a CDS encoding M1 aminopeptidase family protein, with protein sequence MVLAAGVACAQQQPEVIYHRDEQTVQTEAPGQKQGEQAPFEVADALRSSLVFTAYDLDVHLNTTESGLSVRALVTVRNAGDKAIAELPLQISSSLHWETARLVEDGKPVALKMVQHAVKTDLDHTGAMSEAVLTLPRPLPVGAAVTVDVFYSGKVEQVAGAESSSAAASAEWDRVTDEFTGLRGFGNVLWYPVSEPPAFLGDGNRVYDLVGRNRLATQAAKLSARLTVEYAGDPPRLAFLCGHQAILERHQDNPNEPSAAATGVATASFEPFSLGFHPVSLFLTKDQPEMVGGGYLGVISEDDDRPRVLNLAALKVLPLLTAWLGARPNGPLTLLEVNTGVQPFESGPFLAGYLSGRPAEDEEVLVHAFTHAYTGNQPAWLDEGLARFMELLWIERNEGRETALSALEDGRGALALLEPDFGQTDAGEGEPLERAHSSQIYRNKAAYVFWMLRGIVGDAALQQALTALRSQPSPDLAAFRRLLESASDKELGWFFEDWVERDRGLPDLSIVSVTPREIERASGYLISVEVANDGSAVAEVPVTVRSGTLTTTERLRIPPHSHRTTRIVFNDKPQQVQVNDGTTPELQQTTHVLNVNLKTMP encoded by the coding sequence GTGGTTTTGGCCGCCGGTGTGGCGTGCGCGCAGCAGCAGCCGGAGGTGATTTACCACCGCGACGAGCAGACGGTGCAGACGGAGGCCCCCGGGCAGAAGCAGGGGGAACAGGCTCCGTTTGAGGTGGCTGATGCGTTGCGTTCGTCGCTGGTGTTTACGGCATATGACCTGGACGTGCACCTGAATACGACGGAGAGCGGGCTGTCCGTGCGTGCGCTGGTGACGGTACGGAATGCCGGCGACAAGGCGATTGCGGAGCTGCCATTGCAGATCAGCTCATCGCTGCACTGGGAGACGGCGCGGCTGGTGGAAGACGGCAAACCGGTTGCACTGAAAATGGTGCAGCATGCGGTGAAGACCGACCTGGACCATACGGGTGCTATGAGCGAGGCGGTGTTGACGCTGCCGAGGCCGCTGCCGGTGGGCGCGGCGGTGACGGTGGATGTTTTTTACTCGGGCAAGGTGGAGCAGGTGGCCGGAGCGGAGAGCTCGTCGGCTGCGGCCTCGGCCGAGTGGGATCGCGTGACGGATGAGTTTACCGGGCTGCGCGGCTTTGGCAATGTACTGTGGTATCCGGTGAGTGAGCCGCCAGCGTTTCTGGGCGATGGCAACCGGGTGTATGACCTGGTGGGGCGCAACCGGCTGGCGACGCAGGCGGCGAAGCTCAGCGCGCGGCTGACAGTGGAGTATGCGGGCGATCCGCCACGGCTGGCGTTTTTGTGCGGCCACCAGGCGATTCTGGAGAGGCACCAGGACAATCCGAATGAGCCATCGGCCGCGGCGACCGGGGTAGCGACGGCCAGCTTTGAGCCGTTTTCGCTGGGGTTCCACCCGGTGAGCCTGTTTTTGACGAAGGACCAGCCGGAGATGGTGGGCGGAGGGTACCTGGGGGTGATCTCAGAGGACGACGACCGTCCGCGGGTGCTGAACCTGGCGGCGCTGAAGGTGCTGCCGCTGCTGACGGCGTGGCTGGGCGCGCGGCCCAACGGGCCGTTGACGCTGCTGGAGGTGAACACCGGGGTGCAGCCGTTTGAGTCGGGGCCGTTTCTGGCGGGGTATCTTTCCGGACGTCCGGCGGAGGATGAGGAGGTGCTGGTGCATGCCTTTACCCATGCGTACACGGGCAACCAGCCGGCGTGGCTGGATGAGGGGCTGGCGCGGTTTATGGAACTGCTGTGGATTGAGCGCAACGAGGGCCGCGAGACCGCGCTGAGCGCGCTGGAGGACGGACGCGGCGCGCTGGCGCTGCTGGAGCCGGACTTCGGGCAGACGGACGCGGGCGAAGGCGAGCCGCTGGAGCGGGCGCACAGCAGCCAGATCTATCGCAACAAGGCGGCGTACGTGTTCTGGATGCTGCGCGGCATCGTGGGCGATGCGGCGCTGCAGCAGGCGCTGACCGCGCTGCGGTCGCAGCCGTCGCCGGATTTGGCGGCCTTCCGCCGGCTGCTGGAGAGCGCGTCGGACAAAGAGCTGGGATGGTTTTTTGAGGACTGGGTGGAGCGGGACCGGGGTCTGCCGGACCTGTCGATTGTGTCGGTAACGCCGCGCGAGATTGAACGGGCCAGCGGCTACCTGATCTCAGTGGAAGTGGCCAACGATGGCTCGGCGGTGGCGGAGGTGCCGGTAACGGTGCGCTCCGGTACGCTGACGACGACGGAGCGTTTGCGGATTCCGCCGCACTCGCACCGCACGACGCGGATTGTGTTCAACGATAAGCCGCAGCAAGTGCAGGTGAACGACGGGACGACCCCGGAGCTGCAGCAGACGACGCATGTGTTGAATGTGAATTTGAAGACGATGCCGTAG